The DNA sequence TGGCGCAGCACGCAGCGGAGACCAACCCGGCTCGACTGGGCCCGGTCAAGCGGGAAGAGACGTGGCGGCGCCTCGGCAAGGAGACCTTCGACGTCGTCGTCATCGGCGGCGGTGTGGTGGGCGCGGGCACGGCCCTGGATGCCGCGACGCGCGGGCTGCGCGTCGCGCTCATCGAAGCCCGCGACCTCGCTTCGGGGACGTCGAGCCGGTCGAGCAAGCTTTTCCACGGCGGCCTGCGCTACCTGGAACAGCTCGAGTTCGGCCTGGTCCGGGAAGCACTTCGCGAGCGCGAGCTGATGCTGACGACGATCGCGCCCCACCTGGTGAAGCCGGTGAGCTTCCTCTACCCGCTGACGCACCGCGTGTGGGAACGCCCGTACACCGCCGCCGGCCTGCTGATGTACGACACGATGGGCGGCGCCCGCAGCGTCCCCGGCCAGAAGCACCTGACCCGCGCGGGCGCGCTGCGAATGGTGCCGGCGCTCAAGCGGTCCGCCCTGATCGGGGGAATCCGCTACTACGACGCCCAGTCCGACGACGCCCGCCACACCATGACGGTGGCCAGGACGGCGGCGCACTACGGCGCGGTCGTGCGGACGTCGACCCAGGTCGTCGGGTTCCTGCGCGAAGCGGACCGGGTGTCCGGCGTGCGCGTGCGAGACGTCGAAGACGGCCGCGAGACGGAGATTTCGGCGGCCGCGGTGATCAACTGCACCGGGGTGTGGACCGACGAGCTGCAGCGCCTTTCCGGTGGCCGCGGGCGGTTCCGGGTGCGTGCCAGCAAGGGCGTGCACATCGTCGTGCCGCGCGACCGGATCGTCTCCGAGTCGGGGATGATCCTGCGCACCGAGAAGTCGGTGCTGTTCGTGATCCCGTGGCGCAACCACTGGATCGTCGGCACGACGGACACGGACTGGAACCTCGACCTCGCCCACCCGGCGGCGACGAAGCACGACATCGACTACCTGCTGGAGCACGTCAACAGCGTGCTGGCGACCCCGTTGACGCACGACGACATCGAAGGCGTGTACGCGGGCCTGCGCCCGTTGCTGGCGGGGGAGAGCGAAGAGACGTCGAAGCTTTCGCGCGAGCACGCGGTGGCGCGGGTGGCCCCGGGCCTGGTGGCGATCGCG is a window from the Amycolatopsis sp. cg9 genome containing:
- a CDS encoding glycerol-3-phosphate dehydrogenase/oxidase, producing MAQHAAETNPARLGPVKREETWRRLGKETFDVVVIGGGVVGAGTALDAATRGLRVALIEARDLASGTSSRSSKLFHGGLRYLEQLEFGLVREALRERELMLTTIAPHLVKPVSFLYPLTHRVWERPYTAAGLLMYDTMGGARSVPGQKHLTRAGALRMVPALKRSALIGGIRYYDAQSDDARHTMTVARTAAHYGAVVRTSTQVVGFLREADRVSGVRVRDVEDGRETEISAAAVINCTGVWTDELQRLSGGRGRFRVRASKGVHIVVPRDRIVSESGMILRTEKSVLFVIPWRNHWIVGTTDTDWNLDLAHPAATKHDIDYLLEHVNSVLATPLTHDDIEGVYAGLRPLLAGESEETSKLSREHAVARVAPGLVAIAGGKYTTYRVMAADAVDAAAVDLPGRSQPSITDKVPLLGADGYHALVNQADHVAAEHGLHPYRVRHLLDRYGSLVNEVLAAANGRPELLKPIEHAPDYLGVEVVYAASHEGALHLEDVLARRTRISIEYAHRGVDCAEQVASLVGDVLGWSPETVKREIEVYNARVEAERESQSQPSDEAADALRSAAPEARAGIVEPVS